The Arachis hypogaea cultivar Tifrunner chromosome 14, arahy.Tifrunner.gnm2.J5K5, whole genome shotgun sequence DNA window GCATCACGTGCCCACCCATGACATCCTCTTTATCGCCGTTAGTTGAGGGTGGCAGCGCAGAGGACACTGCAATGGCCGGGTTAACTGCTGCTGGTGGTGCGTAATCATGCTTCTGCTTCTTTGGTTTCGGATCTTGCTGGTTGCTTGGCAGAAAACTTCCAACAACCACCTGATATAATCGGCAACATGAGTCGACTAAGTAAACATATAACTTGTCCAAACTCCAAAGTAAGAATCTGTTTGATTTCAGAAGATAAATGATGGATCTTCCCAACTTAAAATCTCACTTGCATAGATCAAATAGCAATTGCATGTTATGTAAATTATATCACATGCCACACTCTATTAAACATTTTCCTTATtcccttttcttctctctttccttaccacccttttttttaaaaaagatgcaAAACATGCAACCTTGGTTTCAAACCTCCTTCAGTTTTAAGGATCTTTTGGTATAATCTTTAATTTTGGGAACAATAAATAACAAATCAAAGATGTTTTCTAAAACCAAAAGGGCTAATTTCACTAAAAAATGTCTTCCAATATCATAGTTGACATGGAATATGGTAAGGGATGCTTACCTGCACAGGACTGGCAGCTACAAGAAGACCAGCAACGCCACCGCCTAAGACACGGCCATCAGGGCTGGACAAGGTGACACTCATCCCACCTGACCGGCTTCTCGTTCCTTCGTTGTCAGTAGGCATAAATGATCCAGTCAAGGAAAGTATCTCGAAACGACCCTGGACAAAACAATCCAAAATACGAAACATAAGATTTTTAGCACCACCAAAGAAAGCTACTTCAATAATAAAATGAAAATCCACAATGTTTGAAAACCTTAATCAGACATAAAAAACAAGCAAAATCTTCAAATCAAGGATTCAACGTGGACTCAAAACACAAAAAGAATGGAgaataatatacatatattcataAACATAATAATAAGCTGATTCAGATTAGCACCTCATAGGTCAAAGTTCCTCCTGAAGAATCAGGCTGGCGAAGCGTAACATTTGAAATTACACCAGTAGCAGATAGTATGCATATAGCTCGTGGTCCTTGTTGAGAAAACGATATAACCTTCATTGTGATGTCCTGAAACAATGAGAATAATTATGCATTTTCTTGTCAAATGCAGCATAAGTCCAACTACATGAAACGAAACGTCTATAACCAAGCAAAATGAAAAATGGGTGTAGAACAAAGTGAAACATAGTCAATATTTTTCCCTATCCGTCGAGTATACCTCGCCAGCATTGACAGTAATGATATGGGGCATAAAGCTTGTACCCATGGAATCTCCTACAGAAAATAAACATCAATAGATATCAGCAAAACACAATAGATAAATATATAATGAACATAAAATGCTTATTTTTCACTTGCTAACACAGAAATCAACTTTCTATGCATGGAAACATCATAAAAGGCAAAGTTGAGCATTAACTGATTTTGCATACTTCAAAAGAAAATTCTAAAATGAAAAAGACTTCTTCTTTCAGGTATTTAtaacatataattataaataaaccaAAACCCACCCAACATGTAAAATGTTAAAAAACAATAGCATTGAAGGCATCAAATTTCATTCCCACCTAGAATATCCCCTCCTCCGAATTTCTTTGAGTGCTTGTACTCCATACCCCGCGATTTCCCTCGCTTGCCACTTGAATGGAAGCTCGAAAATTCGTTAGAAGACGGAGCCGAAGAAGAAATTGGCAATGGTGACAATGCCATATTAACCGATCCATCCGGTCCATACTTCCTTGGCCTACCACGTTTTTTCTTAATTGTTGTTCCATCCAATCCTACACTCACCGGCGAAATACCAAGAGCAGCATTAGCAGCTGCATCCGGGCCAGGAACTTGGCTCGGAGCTTCACTCCTTGGTGCCACATGGTATGCCGAGGGAGCTTCTGCCCCTATCACTGTAACCCCAGAGCTAATAGCTTCTCTTGCCTCCATTCCTATCAATCAATCTATTCCTTCCTAAGTCTATACAATCAAACCAACATCTGCACGCAAGCAACGAACAAAGAAACACTTAGAAATCAAAAGGCTTATCAGAACTCATGTCATTACAAAATAAAGTTGAGTGTTTTGTAGCAAACACATTAATGTATTGATTATTGAACCTCATTAAGCATGCAACAAAACCAAAGCGCAAATCCATCAAATGATTCTCAAAGATGAggagaaataagaacaaaaagaaacaaacttTTGGCTAACAAGAAGATGAGCTGAATCAACAAGAGATCCAGTTCTAACTAATCAGTGCattgaattatttttgttttaaaacatattagaaaaaaaaagtgcAGCAAGTAGAGTAGAAAATCaccaaccaatttttttttaagttattttatttctaggtttaatttttttttcagctTTTATTATCTCTGAAGTTTTCAAGCACTGAAATCAGAAACTGACCTGTTAACAAAGGACAGGAAAAAAACGTATCAGCTATAAAATggaggaaaattttttgaaaaatttatattataattttcaaaaataacaaattttcgACTAATCAttcatacaattttttttataaaaacacaCATTGATACACAACAAATATTTCTCTATCCCCCAGCACAAAAAAAATGAATGTAAAAGACTAAAACAACCCAAGGCTtttccaaaaatagaaaaaacaaactACACCATTTTGCATAAATCTGCTTCCTATCCAGCATTTGCCTGAACTTTTGAAACACAAAAAAGCTggaactaagaaaaaaaaaattagtaaataaaataaaaaaaggaaataatttaaaaaaatctcttTATACGTTTACTATTATGAAAAAACTTCAATCACGGAATATTATTCAGAATGCAAAGATCATACACCTGTTACTTCAGTAGAGGTTCTTCTAAAGATGTAACCTTTGTATTAAGATTTCTTTTTCCAGCACCTTCAAGAACTTTCACTACTGAAACAAGCTAAAACAAATAGTGAATAACTCcagatattaaaaaataacttacAAAATTCTCAGGAGTTCGGAAAACCTGTtggctgttttttttttcccttcccTAAGTCTCCTGATTTcttgaattgaaaaatttttaatgagaaaatTGGTAGAGCTGAAAATAAACAAATACTAGAACAGCAAACTtgaaaaagagataaaaataaatattaaagtgaaaaaagaaataaaagcaaataaggGCGATAAAGTAGGTAGTgaatatttaagattttattttgaattttgaataaattgcTAAACCCCATAAATGCAATTTAGTTAAGAGCAATTTCAGGTCCGTGAAGggcaattaattttttattttctattctttTGAAATAAAATCTGTTTTCAATGGTTAATATAGTAAATTTGTATGTGAAAAATCAAGTTAGATGGAAAATCAAAgtaatgctttttcttttttctcgaaACTAATTTTGATATTTAAGGATACAAAGTCAGTGTTGGGTGGCCAACCTTTCTGTGGCCGCTGACCTGCTTTTTGTCATTTTATTCTCCGATAcggatattaaaaaaatacaaaataattttatatttaaattttttaaataatataattacaagatttatattcataattaaattaaaatataaataaaaatacaaatactacaataataattaattgatagttaattttcaatttgtaaaaattttaattattttattatacgaacaaattaattatctatttatataaaggctaattattttaatagttaattattgttctcaaaactatttaaaaatcgtataaatttatgtaaatatataatagctaatattttattttcatatcatattgttgttttttctctctctaaaatatatgtattaaattatttattaaataatttattatttttaattttcaattcaatttttttaatcaagtAATCTAACAACTTATTTTTAAcctataacaaaaataataaattctgttaTCTTTCTAGTATTTctctttatataattatttaccataatattttaattagttgtgttaactatttaattttcaaaactttttatttaGGCGAAGATAATTATGGtgcaattataaattataataacgtTATCTTGAAGATTGATTATATTTAATACCATATTTATACGTTTTGAGAACATAAAAAGTTttttaaagatataattaaacTCTAGAACTTTCGGAATAAATTCATgtagtataaatttttttatagttgaagatttagaattttatgcttgttattttaaattaaagaatttttagtataagataaaacaaaatgaaaaaaatatatatgcgaaAGTTCACACTTCAAatccaaattttttatataaaagtgcAAATATGTTagagatataaatatataattagtattactcatatatttatattgattaatttaaaattttaaaacaagtgGTTTATCCGTTTATGACAAAaataaacctttttttttaaatgttaataGAAGAATATAGAGTATTCACTTCtttcataataaattaataagtttagttatttacaccacgaattatttatttaaatcttGTTTTGTAAAAGTTTTTAAtgaattatttactttttttaacattattattattgttgttgttgtaaaaGAAATATAatgcattatcaatttatattataTACAAGATAAGATATACTTTTTATCATTAAATGAAATATTAGGATATGTTTGGTTCAAAAAAatgttttccatttttatttgttattattttttattattttatgaagaaaaacagaaaaataatacaatttcatttttattttcatttgttccacattttttttaaatataagaaactgaaaattaaaaaatacaaataaaacaaaCCCTAATATTGATTAGAAAAATGTGACAGTTTAATATAAGAgtcaataaatacaaataaaaatagtttttcccttaaagaataaaaaataaaaataaaaagtagcaTTGCTTCTTGCTTGTAGTTGTAGGTGGGGTTAGAGAGTAGTAGTTAAGTGCTTATTTATGGTTTATACCATATCTGTGTGatctaataaagaaaaatagaacaGACAAAAATGATATCTTTTATTGGTGAAGATTAAGGTTAAGATGAGGCTGAAGATACATTGCTCATCATGAACTTCTGTTTCTCAACCACTGGATGGGCTCATATCTTTGTCTACCTATTTTTCCTATATTTCTTTATACTCCCCAACTTGGGGTATATAATGTCATTTTAAAAAGATGTTAGGAAGTTTGGTAAATTAGTATttgtttataaataaaatatataaacactaatttttttttgtcattatctTTTGtgtgttatttttaatattatattttattttgttctcaaaATCATATACAATCCAAAAATATTCtgtatatcaaaataaataaataaatcaatattaATCTATAGATAACAGATTAGATTTAATGAGttttatatagaaaaatattatataaatcttAATGAATTGAATCATTAAACTTTATATGTGACCCCAAATATCGAATAATAATGAATGGGGTTTgaattatcataatttttttttggttttgaatttaaaaacaaaaacaagacaAAACAACATTTTTAATACTTGATGTATCTATGTTACATGGTTACAtatgtcaaaataattatagagcactataacaatttaaaaaaataaaaaacaattcacagcacattaaaaattaaagttataatgaATATTTATCATAAAAAGTAATCCCTCCTTTACTAATGTGAAATTATTTGTACTTGGGAAGGTGTTTtggttattttatgatttataaaagtgatagtagataaaaatattatttgtatattaaaaattattattaatttaattattatgtatttatatttaaaatatgtattatttaacttatttttaatacatattttatgtTTCATcatatattttagaataaaatattattttagtaccTAATATTTATGCTAAGTTCTAATTTCATTcctaatatttgatattttttatttttatatctaaatATTTTGTTTCGTCTTGTGTTAATTctcttatcaaaattaaaagattttcttccaaaaatatgctttcttttattataattttctgCTAGATATCAACAAAAATTGCAATTTTAGTGGTCACAATGATTGTTGTATTAATTTGAGAGTGAAagtcacataataataataataatagaaaaaagataataataataataaagtaaaaaatgataattttttaaaaaatattaattttgaccaaaaattaaaatataacgaaataaaatatttagaaaaaaaataaaatattttaaacattaaGAATAAAATCAGAATATAAACTAAATGTTAGGAACTAAAATGAtatttgagtaaagtatcgtttttgtccccaacgtttggggtaaatcctatttgtgtccctaatgtttaaatcgtcctatttgtatccctaacgtttgtaaaagtgattcaatgttatcctgccgtcaattacacatcatgaacgctttagttctccgaaaaatagctcatcaaaagttgaaactaattcctacaacatttacataattcacttttctagggacataattgaatctaaatacaaatagtgggtataatattaaaatcgaacacatccaagtgagacttaattgagaatgaatgcatccaagtaaaaataattgaaaaatataatctgatttgttagtataattgataataggataacattgaatcacttttataaacgtgagagatacaaataggacgatttaaatgttagggacataaataggacttaccccaaatgttggggacaaaaacgatactttactcatgatattttattctatattttatacaaaaactaattcaatatatatatatatataccattgTTTACAGCAGAAATATGTAAAAGATAAgggtcaataattaatttttgcatAAACCGGTTAAAACTTGCTGCAGCAAGTAAAATGAGTTGAGGTTCACCACGGACCCCAAAACTTTGAGTGTCACGTTAAGCTTCGCCATCTTCGTTACTCTCCTTAGTAGAAAATCTGAATGGATTTCGTGGCACGTGACAGCGGAACCAAGTACCCTGGCTGACTGGCTCCCTCTGTTTTAGTGTTGCAAAAACACTTTCCTTTTCCATACCCGTGAAactcaatattatatatattattatttttattcataaatataaaaatgatgacaaaatgtctacaaaataattaaattcgaCGAGTAAAATGGCACTCGGATCCGATCTCTATCCAGTtgcttaaataaaagataaaaatccgctctttaacaataacaaaaataacATTTCAACTCCTACCAATTTATTTTGTTGGATATTCAAactattttgtaaatattttgtaATCTTTTAACGAAATAACACCACGTGAATCGTTAATTACCTAAGTATCGgataaaaaattgttaatgatATATAGATAGTAATTTATACGTCtcattaaaaaatgaataaatatttatatttctgAGTATTTATTAGACATGTAATATGTGATTAAAATTGTAAGTTTACCAAGCCAACTAAAAATATTACTACTCAAACTGTTACTATTATGGTTTTGAGAATCGAATCGGtcaataaattcataaaatcattgATTTATTTATTCGATCGAAATTTAATCGTGATTTaatcgatttaattaaatattaaataaaattattaaaaaattaaaaaaaaagataaataggtcATTGACTTTTTATTCGCGGATATTTAAGTTCTCAcagatttgaaaatatatttaagtttctGACTTTTTTAAAATCTGGACATATCAATCTCTCATGTTCACTTGGGTTTGTCAGactcaataaaaaaatcaaacgtgACTCTCATTGTACTGACCTGGTTGATACGAATGCACACGTGATGGGACAAATTAGacccaaagattttgaaaaagtcagGAATTTAAATATTTCCAGACTAAAAAATTAGGAATCGATTTGtccttttctaaaaaatttatatataattttaaatatataaattcaatcatttttaacttaataaaatttaaaattttataatttcacataataaattatccataatttaATACTAGAAGTTTACAAACAACTTTAAACATCAAAGTTCATAACTAAAAACAATCAAAACACATATAGTGACAAACACAAAATATTCTACTATCAAAAGAAACATTATCAAAcaagttttcaactaatcaaaaGCGCAACTCATCACAAATCATAATCATTataatcaacaaaaataaaataaaaaaaaaaacaacaactcCCAATCATtacaatcaacaaaataaaaaaaaagaatgcaaTAGCAACAAAAGTTTTATCCGGCAAGCAGTCtccaaattcaacaaaaataGCAATTCAGAATATGAGAATCATTATAATCAACTCCAATTTCATAAATATCAGCAACTCAGTAATAACAAAttctttctaaaaaatttaacaaaataagcaaaaattaacaaaatcactAACTCAGAATGACAAATCCTAAATCCAACAACTCAGAATCGGCATGATTAATcacataagaaaaaataaattatgatagCAATACTTATTGGTAGCGAGGGAGGAAGGGAGTGACGACGACAAAGGAAGGAAAATTCTTCTCGTACAGAGAGAGTGAAAGAGAGCTTGATGAGGGACGCTCTAATCGGaaagaagggagggagagagggagagagagagggagagagagagagagagaaaagggtcAGGAAAACCTTCCACGAGCTCAACGTAGACCGGCGGCGACAGGACCCTTTATCCGACGATGATGAGCAACTAGGATGGTGGCTGGGCTTAGGACTCTAGGTGCTGTTTTGGACATAAACTTCAGAGTTTAGACGACTAGACGATGTCGACGCCGACAGAACTTTCGATCCGCGACGGTGGCAATCGCTAGTGGTTATTGCCGACGTCAATTGTGGTAGGGATGGTGGAGTTCCTTCTACCCGTTGGAGGAAGAAGAAATTAGGGTTGAGGGAGGCGTGGTGACCAGTGTGGTGAGTGACTTCGAGGGGTGGATTAGGTTAGTGGgcagtgatttttttttttcgacgTCAAAACAATGCTGTTTTGGTGCATAttaaaaaactgaaattttaaaaaattcgatCTATTCAACCAATTTTTTACAAGACAATTCTAAGATGGACCAATTAAATAACTGATTTTCAATTAACTCGATTAAATCGGTCAATCCAATTCAGTTTTTAAAACTATAGTTACTACTAATAATCATCCATCAACGTTAGTAAGTGATTAATTATTATtgcaataataaatataaaaaatatgtttgattTTATCGTGTATAATGAATATGTATATTTTGTATAAAGCATTATGTTAAagattaacttaattttaaataaataacatttttcttaATGATAACTTAATCCAAAAAACAAAATGCACCAacaatcttattattattatttgcgtaTGTAGGTAACATTTACCTGTATTTGGTAAAATTTAACtcaatttctttaatttaatttttaaaattatatatctaCTGTAATTTTTTAATGGGATCTcgctctaataaaaaaataaatttagtgtttcttgtattttataaaaatatcaaatatttctgCAATAACCTCAAGAAGTTTAAGGAAAATTAAATTTATGTGGACAATTGCAACTTTTTGTacaaaaaatatagaaatgatcCAACAAGTACTCTCAAATATTTTAATGTAAAAGACTTTTTTCCCTTGTTAACCAAACCCAAAATAATGTTTGACGATGTTGGTATTTTAGTAAATGAGGATAGATTACAAAatctattaattttcaaaattcaatccaAACACAATCATATAGGATAAGATTTTATCAAGAGAAATGAACctttttgtgttaaaaaaaaaatgtgcTCAAATTCAAAGAAGTAGGGCTACGTGTGCACATTGATTCAAGTTGAAGTAGAACTAGTTTCCAAGAAGGAGTGGTCTTTGTCCTTTTGTGTTGTGTACATATCCTACTGTCCACGTGTAAGACAGCAATGAGATTGTGTGGGATTCATTCATAGTAAGCAGTTACACACATACACTTGTCCTACTATCCTAGGTTCCTTTGCCTTTTACTTGTAAGTAGTGGAGCCCACCTCACATATATCATAATATACTTTTAGATATTCTTTGAaaaataaacagataaaaaatatctattttcGTCTCTCTATTCGTATCATATGTAAAACTTAAAACACAATTAGAataatttatactaaaaaattaaattgggATTTAAAATTATACTAATGTCTTGAATCAATTTTGATTATATATTTGTTTTAGAATATTTCTAcataaatcaaatcaattaaattcaatttagcTATAATACTAGATTTGATTTAGGATAAAGTACAATTTTAGTTCTTAAGGTATAGACTGAAAAAATTTTTCATCCTTCAACCTTTTTTTACATACAAATCGTCACTAAGGTTCTAActaagttttaaaatcgtcttttttatttaaatattaaaattttggatcaaattacccataacaaaaagttataaaataaaaaaaaaaagagaaagagagtgttTCTACTCCTgtgaagagaaaagggaagaagaagaaaggaaaagggaagaagaagaagaagttgtccATGCATGAGCCACCTCTGCTTCCGCTTCCGCCACCACCTCCGTACGATTTTGGTCCTTGAGgtaaagacgattttaaaactaagttaaactttagggacgattttgtatgtaAAATATGGTTGggaatgaaaaaaatttttggcatataccttagggaccaaaatcgtacttaacccttcgATTTACTACTTCTGTAGCATATATATAGTTAATCGAATCaatttaattcgatttactacttatACAGCTTATTGACATTTCTtacttttatattaatattaattttaaaacataaatgtcaaTAAGAAAATACCCACaatttggattcaaataaaatataaaaaaaatcaaaacgaataagaataaaaatccaacttttgtattttaattcaaattttagaaaatctaCATTTTTATAAACTTGTAAATTTAAAAGGGAACAATAAactatttctaaaaattcattaaaagTCCTTCTTTGatttattagtatttaaaaaatCATTACCGAAATTTtcgatgttaaaaaaattaatataaagtataatCCTCCAAGGTACCATGAgttaaaacttgaatttttttttagaataagaaGTAACGGAtagttatacaatataaaataattaaccaactatatttatacaatatgtaatttaatttaaaaaataattaaaatactatatcaattaaatcatcatttaatttgtgaaattagGTATAGTACTTATTGTTTTAATGACGCTACTTctaactcaaatttaaatttttcagAGCATAAGTCATCAAAGCAtaagttttatatttaatttcacaaattaaatgctaatttaattgatatagtattttaattattttttaaattaaatttcatattgtataaatatagttggttaattattttatattgtataactaTCCGTTACTTCtaacttaaaaaaattcaagttttaagTCCTATGTTACCTTAGAGggctatactttatattaatGTTTTCAACATCAAAAGTTCCAATAATGATTTTTTAGATACTAATGAATCAAAgaatgatttttaatgaatttttagaaatagtttattgttctattttaaattcacaagtttataaaaatgtatattttttgaaatttgaactaaaatacaaaagttggatttctattcttattcgttttgatttttttttatattttatttgaatccaaatgGGGGTATGTCCTTAttgacatttatgttttaaaaaatgTCAATAAAATGTATAAGTAGTGATATGGCCGCTATAACTCGTCCTTAATGCTATAACTCAGCAGTATATGTTATAGACTAGTTATGTGATATGGCCGTTATAACTCGTCCTTAATGCTATAACTTGTCGGTATAAGTTATAGATCAGTTATCAATAATGGGCACCAAAAGAAATATTGTAATGCCCTAATATGCTATTACTCTCCATTAATGCGAATTATTGAGAATATAACAGCCGATGCTTTATCCCAAAATATAAAAGGGAGGTAAAACGTTTATTTGACATATTGCATTCTGCAAAGATTATTACTCACTTACTGACTTGAGTGTCGAAgtgccttttgcaggtacccacccccttGTTCTCTCATTGCCGACGTATACCTCATCCTGACGGAAAGCTT harbors:
- the LOC112743917 gene encoding AT-hook motif nuclear-localized protein 7, with the translated sequence MEAREAISSGVTVIGAEAPSAYHVAPRSEAPSQVPGPDAAANAALGISPVSVGLDGTTIKKKRGRPRKYGPDGSVNMALSPLPISSSAPSSNEFSSFHSSGKRGKSRGMEYKHSKKFGGGDILGDSMGTSFMPHIITVNAGEDITMKVISFSQQGPRAICILSATGVISNVTLRQPDSSGGTLTYEGRFEILSLTGSFMPTDNEGTRSRSGGMSVTLSSPDGRVLGGGVAGLLVAASPVQVVVGSFLPSNQQDPKPKKQKHDYAPPAAVNPAIAVSSALPPSTNGDKEDVMGGHVMQHNPGTFNSSLTPPSAFRRDSWVNMHSMPDSIKSTTDINISLPDD